The Aeromicrobium sp. Leaf245 genome includes a region encoding these proteins:
- the pstA gene encoding phosphate ABC transporter permease PstA, with protein MTTTEPRPQRSRETEELLDSLRGATLPLWAPRVVVGAAATVAVLASLSGIGPVRGVLLGWFLTFALPIWSRLVEGSRKAVDRLVTLLVYSAFGLALIPLASIIWTVLSRGVPVLSGEFLNASMRNVVGEGGGIYHAIMGTLLITGAATLISVPIGLFTAIYVVEYGAGKKISSWIRFLVDVMTGIPSIVAGLFAYALFVIFFGEGVRMGIGGSVALSVLMIPVVVRSSEEMLKLVPNELREAAFALGVPKWRTIAKVVVPTALAGIVTGITLSIARVIGETAPLLIIAGATDSTNFNLFDGRMATLPVFAYSSIRYPGVPPEFSIDRAWGAALVLLALVMLLNLVARLVSYFFSPKGER; from the coding sequence ATGACCACCACCGAACCCCGTCCCCAGCGCTCCCGCGAGACCGAGGAGCTCCTCGACTCCCTGCGCGGCGCGACGCTGCCGCTCTGGGCGCCGCGCGTCGTGGTCGGAGCCGCTGCCACGGTCGCGGTCCTGGCCTCCCTCTCCGGCATCGGGCCGGTCCGGGGCGTGCTGCTCGGCTGGTTCCTCACCTTCGCGCTGCCGATCTGGTCGCGCCTCGTGGAGGGCAGTCGCAAGGCCGTCGACCGGCTCGTCACGCTGCTGGTCTACTCCGCCTTCGGCCTGGCCCTCATCCCGCTCGCCAGCATCATCTGGACCGTGCTCTCGCGCGGTGTTCCGGTGCTCTCCGGCGAGTTCCTCAACGCCTCGATGCGCAACGTCGTGGGCGAGGGCGGCGGCATCTACCACGCCATCATGGGCACGCTGCTCATCACCGGCGCAGCGACGCTCATCAGCGTGCCGATCGGCCTGTTCACCGCGATCTACGTGGTGGAGTACGGCGCCGGCAAGAAGATCTCCAGCTGGATCCGCTTCCTCGTGGACGTCATGACCGGCATCCCGTCGATCGTGGCCGGCCTGTTCGCCTACGCCCTGTTCGTCATCTTCTTCGGTGAGGGCGTGCGCATGGGCATCGGCGGCTCGGTGGCCCTCTCGGTGCTGATGATCCCCGTGGTGGTGCGCTCGAGCGAGGAGATGCTCAAGCTCGTGCCGAACGAGCTGCGCGAGGCCGCGTTCGCCCTGGGTGTGCCGAAGTGGCGCACCATCGCGAAGGTCGTGGTGCCCACGGCCCTGGCCGGCATCGTCACCGGCATCACGCTCTCGATCGCCCGTGTGATCGGCGAGACGGCCCCGTTGCTGATCATCGCCGGCGCCACGGACTCCACCAACTTCAACCTCTTCGACGGACGCATGGCCACGCTGCCGGTGTTCGCCTACTCCTCGATCCGCTACCCGGGCGTCCCGCCGGAGTTCAGCATCGACCGCGCATGGGGAGCGGCGCTCGTGCTGCTCGCCCTCGTGATGCTGCTCAACCTCGTCGCACGTCTCGTGTCGTACTTCTTCTCACCCAAGGGCGAAAGGTAA
- the pstB gene encoding phosphate ABC transporter ATP-binding protein PstB gives MAKSIDVSDLNIYYGDFLAVEGVNIAIPARAVTAFIGPSGCGKSTFLRSLNRMHEVIPGAYVQGKVLIDGEDLYADEMDPVNVRRMVGMVFQRPNPFPTMSIYDNVLAGQKLNSKRMKKSESDDIVERSLRSAGLWAEVKDRLARPGSGLSGGQQQRLCIARAISVEPEVLLMDEPCSALDPISTSVIEDLIHELKEKYTIVIVTHNMQQAARVSDDTAFFNLAGVGKPGKLVEFGRTEKIFSNPEESATEAYIQGRFG, from the coding sequence ATGGCCAAGAGCATCGACGTCTCCGACCTGAACATCTACTACGGCGACTTCCTCGCCGTGGAGGGCGTCAACATCGCGATCCCCGCCCGCGCGGTGACCGCCTTCATCGGCCCCTCGGGCTGCGGCAAGTCGACCTTCCTGCGGTCGCTGAACCGCATGCACGAGGTCATCCCCGGCGCCTACGTGCAGGGCAAGGTGCTCATCGACGGCGAGGACCTCTACGCCGACGAGATGGACCCGGTGAACGTGCGCCGCATGGTGGGCATGGTCTTCCAGCGCCCCAACCCGTTCCCGACGATGTCGATCTACGACAACGTGCTGGCGGGCCAGAAGCTCAACAGCAAGCGGATGAAGAAGTCCGAGTCCGACGACATCGTCGAGCGCTCGCTGCGCAGCGCCGGTCTGTGGGCCGAGGTCAAGGACCGCCTCGCCCGCCCGGGCTCAGGGCTGTCGGGTGGTCAGCAGCAGCGCCTGTGCATCGCGCGCGCCATCTCGGTGGAGCCCGAGGTGCTGCTCATGGACGAGCCGTGCTCGGCCCTCGACCCGATCTCCACGAGCGTCATCGAGGACCTGATCCACGAGCTCAAGGAGAAGTACACGATCGTCATCGTCACCCACAACATGCAGCAGGCGGCGCGTGTCTCCGACGACACCGCGTTCTTCAACCTGGCGGGCGTGGGCAAGCCGGGCAAGCTCGTCGAGTTCGGCCGCACGGAGAAGATCTTCTCCAACCCCGAGGAGTCGGCCACCGAGGCCTACATCCAGGGCCGGTTCGGCTGA
- a CDS encoding inorganic phosphate transporter, giving the protein MDLVLTMVIAVVVIALVFDYTNGFHDAANAIATSISTRALTPRIALAMAAVLNFVGALLGVGVAQTIQGIIDIDSRVSSGVDMDRAHGLTIVLAALIGAITWNLITWYFGIPSSSSHALIGGIVGAGAASATAVDWATLVEKVAIPMVLSPLLGFAGAFALMTAIMWIFRKANPGKVARGFRHAQTVSAAGMSLGHGLQDAQKTMGVIVLALVAGGFEDGSDVPLWVIIAAASAIAAGTYSGGWRIMRTLGRRIIDLDPPRGFAAEGVAATVLYVMAIGLHAPVSTTHTITSAIMGSGATKRFSAVRWGVAKGIVTAWIVTIPAAAAVAAGFYGVAQFFLP; this is encoded by the coding sequence ATGGACCTCGTCCTGACGATGGTGATTGCCGTCGTCGTGATCGCGCTCGTCTTCGACTACACGAACGGGTTCCACGACGCGGCCAACGCGATCGCGACCTCGATCTCGACGCGTGCCCTCACCCCGCGCATCGCCCTGGCGATGGCGGCGGTCCTCAACTTCGTGGGAGCCCTGCTCGGTGTGGGGGTCGCCCAGACCATCCAAGGCATCATCGACATCGACTCACGGGTGTCGTCCGGCGTCGACATGGATCGCGCCCACGGCCTCACGATCGTGCTGGCGGCGCTGATCGGCGCCATCACCTGGAACCTCATCACCTGGTACTTCGGCATCCCCTCGTCGTCGTCGCACGCCCTCATCGGCGGCATCGTCGGCGCCGGCGCTGCCTCGGCCACGGCTGTCGACTGGGCGACCCTCGTCGAGAAGGTCGCCATCCCGATGGTGCTCTCGCCGCTGCTGGGCTTCGCGGGTGCCTTCGCCCTGATGACGGCCATCATGTGGATATTCCGCAAGGCCAATCCAGGGAAGGTCGCCCGCGGCTTCCGTCACGCGCAGACCGTCTCGGCGGCCGGCATGTCGCTCGGCCACGGTCTGCAGGACGCGCAGAAGACGATGGGCGTCATCGTCCTCGCGCTCGTCGCCGGTGGCTTCGAGGACGGCTCCGACGTCCCGCTCTGGGTCATCATCGCCGCCGCCTCCGCCATCGCCGCCGGCACCTACTCGGGCGGGTGGCGCATCATGCGCACCCTCGGGCGTCGCATCATCGACCTCGACCCGCCCCGCGGCTTCGCGGCCGAGGGCGTGGCCGCCACGGTGCTCTACGTGATGGCCATCGGCCTGCACGCCCCCGTCTCGACCACGCACACGATCACCTCGGCCATCATGGGCTCGGGCGCCACCAAGCGCTTCAGCGCGGTGCGCTGGGGCGTGGCGAAGGGCATCGTCACCGCCTGGATCGTCACCATCCCCGCGGCTGCCGCGGTCGCGGCGGGGTTCTACGGCGTCGCCCAGTTCTTCCTTCCCTGA